In the Wyeomyia smithii strain HCP4-BCI-WySm-NY-G18 chromosome 2, ASM2978416v1, whole genome shotgun sequence genome, one interval contains:
- the LOC129720384 gene encoding uncharacterized protein K02A2.6-like produces MYYLVIVDSFTKWPEIFQTSSSTAPLTIGLLRETLARFGKPDALVTDDGSQFCSGIFKQFCEKSGIILVRTTPYHPQSNGQAERFVDTLKRSLRKITDGENIQLSEALQTFLQVYRSTPSNVLEGKYPAEVMFGRPMTTTLDLLRPTGIHQAQSTSTSLSPSATTLTAGAMVYAKVHKNAQTWTWKPGTIIGAFGKVNFNVLLDQGTGRRKLIRSHANQLRARYDDIQQPSHEVHPPSAELIANFRLPAPVQSNLNPEPSTSSGSRLAIPINNSADSLNETMRTASPTMIASTPIVIPLRNDEVTPRPVRYSRPPRRLEDYIRY; encoded by the coding sequence ATGTACTATCTGGTCATCGTTGATTCTTTCACCAAGTGGCCAGAAATCTTCCAAACTTCTTCATCAACGGCGCCATTGACAATAGGATTATTAAGAGAGACTCTTGCAAGATTTGGAAAACCTGATGCACTGGTTACGGATGACGGAAGCCAATTTTGCAGTGGCATATTTAAGCAGTTCTGTGAGAAATCCGGAATCATTCTCGTTCGTACCACGCCCTACCATCCACAGTCAAACGGACAGGCGGAACGATTTGTGGACACGCTCAAGCGTTCACTGCGGAAAATAACAGACGGGGAAAACATACAATTATCCGAAGCGCTGCAAACCTTTCTTCAAGTATACCGCTCAACGCCAAGCAACGTGTTGGAAGGAAAATACCCGGCAGAAGTAATGTTTGGCAGACCAATGACGACTACACTTGATTTGCTTCGTCCTACGGGAATCCATCAAGCCCAATCCACGTCAACTTCGCTATCACCTTCCGCCACAACTCTAACTGCTGGAGCTATGGTATACGCCAAGGTCCACAAGAACGCCCAAACCTGGACATGGAAACCTGGAACTATCATTGGAGCATTTGGAAAGGTGAATTTCAATGTTCTGCTGGATCAAGGTACGGGACGCAGAAAACTCATTCGTTCCCATGCAAATCAACTACGCGCTAGGTATGATGACATCCAGCAGCCATCACACGAAGTTCATCCACCATCGGCAGAACTGATTGCAAATTTCAGATTACCGGCTCCTGTTCAATCGAATTTGAATCCAGAACCATCCACCAGCTCCGGTTCAAGACTAGCTATACCCATTAATAATTCCGCCGACAGCCTGAATGAAACCATGCGGACAGCTTCACCAACAATGATTGCATCAACGCCTATAGTAATCCCGCTAAGAAATGATGAGGTCACACCTCGCCCAGTCAGATACTCAAGACCGCCAAGACGATTGGAGGATTACATCCGGTACTGA
- the LOC129720385 gene encoding uncharacterized protein K02A2.6-like — MHFVKDCPFTSHLCKQCNKTGHKEGYCGCFNKQMKPESAPGSTRFNRQKKRKGKHQSLSNYIFSINAVGAPSRKYVTVLINDKPANLQLDCGSDITIVSVQTWKKLGSPSINNTFHRTNTASGAALPLKKEFQCSMVINGESKNGTCHVTTVKDLNLLGLDFIEAFNLWNKPLASVCNRVNQSNFNLDCGNRYLRWYPEVFKDTLGHCTKTKIKLLLKTDAKPVFRPKRPVPFHIVQKVDEELNRLQQLDIITSVDFSEWAAPIVVVKKPGGKVRICADYSTGLNAILEPHHYPLPTPDNIFSKLAGSKIFSVIDLSDAYLQVEVDDDSKKLLTINTHRGLFQFNRFAPGVKSAPGAFQQLISSVIAGIGGVESFLDDLIIHTVTETDHD; from the coding sequence ATGCACTTTGTTAAGGATTGCCCATTCACAAGCCATCTCTGTAAGCAGTGTAACAAGACCGGACACAAGGAAGGCTATTGTGGATGTTTCAACAAGCAAATGAAGCCAGAATCCGCACCCGGATCAACAAGGTTCAACAGGCAAAAGAAGAGAAAAGGAAAGCATCAATCTCTTTCCAACTACATCTTTTCAATCAACGCAGTAGGAGCACCTAGCCGGAAATACGTCACTGTGCTCATCAACGACAAACCGGCGAATCTACAGCTGGATTGTGGATCAGACATCACTATCGTCTCGGTTCAAACGTGGAAGAAGCTCGGCTCACCATCAATCAACAACACCTTCCATCGCACGAACACTGCTTCGGGTGCTGCACTACCGTTGAAAAAAGAATTTCAATGCAGCATGGTTATCAACggtgaatccaaaaatggtacTTGTCATGTCACTACAGTAAAGGACTTGAACCTACTCGGACTAGACTTCATCGAAGCATTCAATCTGTGGAACAAGCCACTCGCCTCCGTTTGTAATCGAGTTAATCAATCTAATTTCAATCTCGATTGTGGGAACCGATACCTAAGGTGGTACCCCGAAGTTTTCAAAGACACACTGGGGCACTGTACTAAAACAAAGATCAAGTTGCTTTTGAAAACAGATGCAAAACCGGTTTTCCGTCCCAAGCGACCAGTACCGTTCCACATTGTTCAGAAGGTTGACGAGGAGTTAAACCGTCTACAGCAACTCGATATAATCACTTCAGTGGATTTTTCCGAGTGGGCAGCACCGATCGTCGTAGTAAAGAAGCCAGGTGGAAAGGTGCGAATTTGCGCTGACTATTCGACCGGACTCAACGCTATTCTGGAACCCCACCACTATCCTCTTCCGACACCCGACAACATCTTCAGCAAACTTGCAGGCAGCAAGATTTTCAGTGTTATCGATCTATCTGACGCTTATTTGCAAGTTGAAGTTGACGATGATTCCAAAAAGCTCCTGACTATCAACACGCATCGAGGGCTGTTCCAATTCAATCGGTTTGCTCCAGGAGTAAAATCAGCACCCGGTGCATTTCAACAACTGATTAGCAGTGTAATCGCTGGTATTGGAGGAGTAGAGTCTTTCCTGGACGACTTAATTATCCACACAGTAACAGAAACGGACCACGATTGA